Proteins found in one Oncorhynchus tshawytscha isolate Ot180627B linkage group LG25, Otsh_v2.0, whole genome shotgun sequence genomic segment:
- the LOC112224022 gene encoding ankyrin repeat domain-containing protein 1, whose protein sequence is MGLHSVEELVTGKRCEGKEAGQHLSGACSESVYEAAVNQEKQDGRRSHKDLIPEENENSTQEEITVVNLNTDKSGRLKLETVDDLFNILKLRKRRRERKVQNRKEPEPEIIPDTVDEDTFLKAAMENKLPVIEKYLSDGGDPNVGDHFLRTALHKASSKGHVEIVKRLLEAGASIEKKDRLDATSVHWACRGGSLTTLELLLNEGGKFNSRDKLRSTPLHVAVRTGHNECAEHLIHCGADVNAKDRDGDTPMHDAVRINRFKMIRLLLMYGASLKTKNSEGKSPSENLLAWQSGAKNLLCNINNVK, encoded by the exons ATGGGACTGCACAGCGTTGAAGAGCTG GTCACTGGTAAAAGGTGTGAGGGAAAGGAGGCAGGCCAGCACCTATCGGGGGCGTGTTCAGAGAGTGTGTACGAGGCAGCCGTCAACCAGGAGAAACAGGATGGCCGGAGGTCACACAAAGACCTCATCCCAGAGGAGAATGAGAACAGCACTCAAGAGGAGATCACAGTTGTCAATCTCAAT ACCGACAAATCAGGCCGGCTGAAACTAGAGACCGTGGATGACCTTTTCAACATCCTGaaactgaggaagaggaggagggagaggaaggtgcAGAACAGGAAAGAACCTGAGCCAGAGATCATT CCCGACACAGTCGATGAAGACACGTTCCTGAAAGCAGCTATGGAAAATAAACTGCCTGTGATTGAGAAGTACCTGTCAGATGGAGGTGACCCCAACGTCGGTGATCAT TTCCTAAGGACAGCACTACACAAAGCCTCATCCAAGGGCCATGTGGAGATTGTGAAGAGACTGCTGGAGGCTGGGGCTTCCATTGAGAAGAAAGACAGa TTGGATGCCACTTCAGTACACTGGGCCTGCAGGGGAGGCAGCTTGACTACTCTGGAGCTGCTTCTCAATGAAGGAGGGAAGTTCAACTCCAGAGACAAG CTGCGCAGCACTCCTCTCCATGTGGCAGTGAGGACGGGACACAATGAATGTGCTGAGCACCTCATCCACTGTGGAGCAGACGTCAACGCTAAAGACAGA GATGGAGACACACCCATGCACGATGCTGTGAGGATAAACCGATTCAAAATGATCAGGCTGCTGCTGATGTATGGAGCCAGTCTTAAAACTAAGAACAGT GAAGGCAAGTCCCCTAGTGAGAATCTTCtggcctggcagagtggtgctAAAAACCTCCTGTGTAACATCAACAATGTTAAATAG